The following nucleotide sequence is from Prosthecodimorpha staleyi.
GTCGAGCTCGGCCAGCAGATCCTGCGCGAGTCCGGCATCAACGTCATCACCGCCGACACGCTGGCGGAAGCCGCCGAGAAGTCGGTCGCCGCGGCGAAGTCCGTCGCCGCCAAGGCCGCGGCCTGAGAGGAGCAAGACCCATGTCGGTTCTGATCAACAAGAACAGCCGGATCCTCGTTCAGGGCATCACCGGCAAGATCGGCTCCTTCCATGCCGAGGACATGATCCGCTACGGCTCGCCCGTGGTTGGCGGCGTGACCCCCGGCAAGGGCGGCACCGAGGTGCACGGCAAGCCGGTCTTCGATACCGTCAAGCAGGCCGTCGAGGCGACCGGCGCCGACACCACGATCGTGTTCGTGCCGCCGCCCTTCGCGGCCGATTCGATCATGGAAGCCGCCGATGCGGGCATCAAGGTCTGCGTCTGCATCACCGACGGCATCCCGGCCCAGGACATGATGCGCGTGAAGCGCTACATGCGCCGCTACAAGGCCGACAGCCGCATGCGCCTGCTCGGGCCGAACTGCGCCGGCGTGATCACCCCCGGCGAGGCGCTGGTCGGCATCATGCCCGGCCACATCTACCTGCCTGGCCGCATCGGCATCGTCGGCCGCTCCGGTACCCTCGGCTACGAGGCGGCCTCGCAGCTGAAGGCGGTCGGCCTCGGCATCTCGACCTCGGTCGGCATCGGCGGCGACCCGATCAACGGCTGCTCGCATCGCGACGTGCTCGAACTGTTCGAGAACGATCCCGACACCGATGCGGTGATCATGATCGGCGAAATCGGCGGACCGCAGGAGGCCGAGGCTGGGCAGTATGCGCGCGACCACATGACCAAGCCGGTCTGCGCCTATATCGCCGGCCTGTCCGCCCCGAAGGGCCGCAAGATGGGCCATGCCGGCGCGATCGTGTCCGCCTTCGGCGAAAGCGCGGCCGAGAAGGTCGAGATCCTGAAGGGGTGCGGCGTCACCATCGTGCCGACCCCGTCGGAATTCGCCCCGACCGTGCAGAAGATGCTCGCCGAGCGCGGTCTCCTCGCGGCCGCGGCGGAGTGATCGGCCGGCCCGGACAGCGGACGCATCGCGCCCCGCCCCGGCCCACCGTCCCTGCCGTCCCGCCCCTCCCCCGGATCGGCCCCGCCAGGAGCGCCGATCCGGGTGCCTTCCTCGACGTGGGCGGCCGCGCGGGACCGCATCCGTGGCGGGCCTGCGACAACCGATGTCGCAGGTACCCGTGGCATCCCAGACGCCAGAATGCGTAAGATCGTCGAGGCGCCGCCGCGCCGGAACCCACAAGAGGAATCGCTCCCGTGTCCAAGCCCAAGGTCCTCGTCACCCGCCGCTGGCCCGATGCCGTCGAAGCCCGGCTGAAGGCGCTCTACGACGTCACGCTCAACGAAACCGACGTGCCGATGACCGCGGACGCGATGCGCCAGGCCCTCAAGGACTACGACGCCTTCTGCCCGACGGTCAGCGACAAGGTCGACGCGACGGTGCTGGATGTCGCCGGCGCGCGCACCCGGATCATTGCCTCCTACGGCGTCGGCTACAGCCATATCGACACCGAAGCGGCCAAGAAGGCCGGCTTCGTCGTCACCAACACGCCCGAGGTGCTGTCAGAATGCACCGCCGATCTCGCCATCACGCTGATGCTGATGGCCGCGCGCCGCGCCGGCGAGGGCGAGCGCGAGGTGCGCGCCGGCAACTGGATCGGCTGGCGGCCGACCCACATGATCGGCACCAAGGTCTCGGGCGGCACCTTCGGCGTACTCGGCTTCGGCCGGATCGGCCGCGAGGCGGCCAAGCGCGCCCATGGCGGCTTCGGCATGAAGGTGATCTATTTCGACCCCTTCCCGGTCAAGCCGGAACTGGCGGCCGAGACCGGCGCCGAGAAGCGCGACACGATCGAGGAGGTCCTGCGCGAGGCCGACGTGGTCTCGCTGCACATGCCGGGCGGCAAGGACAACTATCACCTGATCAATGCCGAGCGGCTGAAGATGATGAAGCCGACCGCCATCCTGGTGAACTCGGCACGCGGCGAGGTGATCGACGGCAAGGCGCTGGCTGAGGCGTTGAAGGCCGGCACGATCAAGGGCGCCGGCCTCGACGTGTTCGAGGGCGAGCCCCGGATCGAACCCACCCTTCTCGAATGCGAGAATGCCGTCCTGCTGCCGCATCTCGGCTCGGCCACCCAGGCGACCCGCGAGGCGATGGGCTGGCGCGTGCTGGAAAATCTCGAAGCCTTCTTCGCCGGCCAGGCGCCGCGCGACCGGGTGGCCTAAGCCCGCGCGGCGCTTGTCCGGCGGCCGGTCGGCTCGGCCCGCGCGAATGCCTTCTGTCGGATGAGGCCCCGGTCTATCCTGGGGTCTCAAACCGACACGGCGAAGCATGCGACTCACGACCGGTTTTTCGATTCCGATCCGTCGGCCGCGGATCATCTGGGTGGTCGGCGACGGCACCGAGGCCGGCAAGTCGACCGTCGCCATGGCGCTGATCCGGCTCCTGAACCGGAACGGCGTCCGCACCATTCCGATGAAGCCCTATTCGGCCAGTCAGCTGACGCTGCTGCCGGACCGCCTCGCCATCCGCGATCCTGCGAAAACCGCGCCGGAGGTCGGCGGCGACGCGATGCGTCTGTCCCGCACATCCCCGCTGACCGACGGCTATTTCGACCTCGTGGCGCCGATCTCGTTCGTCTGCCATCCGACGTTCCGGACCACGGTCGCGGCTAGGTCGGGGTCCTTGCTGCTCGGCAACATGGTCTACTACCGGCCCGAACCGGCCTGGCCGCAACCCGAACCCGAGATCGTCGCCGACGCGATCGGCAAACTCGGCGTGCCGCTCGCCAGCGCGAGGCCCTGGCCCGGCCTCAATTTTCGCGATGCGCCACGGCTCGATCAGGCCGCCGTGCTCGCCGCCTATCGCTGGCTGCTCAGGCTCGAGCCGCACACCATGGTGATCGAAGGCGCCGGCGCCTTCCTGCCGGCCTTCGACGGCATGCCGACGATCGACCATGTCGTCCATGTCCAGCGACCGGCGGTCACGGTCTATGCCGGCCTCGGCGCCCGCCTGCGCTTCGAGCCGGGCCGGCAACTGATCCCGGCCGCGCCCTTCGTTGATCGACTGGAGGCGAGAGGATACCGGCCGACGCCGTTCTGCCTGCCCCCGGTCGCGGAAGCCGAACTGGCCGGCATGGCCGATGGCGTGGCGCGCGACATCCTGGCTGTCTTCGATCGGGCGGAAGGCCTGCGCGGACGCCTCGAACGGCTGCGGCCGCTGCGCAGGCGGCACCGGGGCCAGACCACGGCCGCCGGAGCAACGGCGGCGGCCCCGACCGCCGGACCGTCTGGCGCAGCCGACGGGCTGCCACCTTAGGACACCTGGGTCCGGAAATTCTGATCGGGATCGGGATCGGGATCGAAATACTATCATGCGCATGTCAGATGGCGCGGCTGCCGGTTATCACTGGGCCAGACACTGGCCCTGGACTCGGAAATGGCGATTCTGCACAGGTTTCGGCGACCACCGCCACGCATCATCTGGGTGACCGGCAGCGGCACGGAGGTCGGCAAGACGACCGTTGCCGCCGCGCTGGTCCGCGTCCTCAACCGCAGGGGCTATCCGACGACGGCCTTCAAACCCTACGCGGCCGGCCTGCTTGCCGAAATGCCGGAACGACAGGCTTGGCGCGACCCGGCGTTGACCGGACCGGAGGTCGGCCACGACGCCATCCAGCTCGCCAATGCCTCGCCGCTGACCTTCGGCTATTTCGATCTGGTCGCCCCGGTGCAGTTCGTTTGCTTTCCGGATTTCACCAAGACCGTGATGGCCCGGGCCGGCTCGACCCTGCTCGACAACCGCCGCTACTTCCGGCCGGAGGTCCCGCTGGAGATCGCCGATCCGGACGCCCGCGCGGCGCTGGTCGAAAGCCTGGGTTTGGCGCTCGCCGACGCCGTGCCGCTGCCGGGCCTGAATTTCCGCGATGCCGGCAAGATCGCCCCCGACCTGCCGGTCGCCGCGTTCCGCCGTCTCCTGCGGCTGCGGCCGCACACCATCGTCATCGAGGGCGCGACGAAGTTCATCCCGAGCTTCCGGGGCGGCCTGCCGATCGACCATCTGGTCTACCTGGAGCGCCCGGCCATCACGGTCCATCCGGCCGTGCACCGGCCGCAGCCGCGCTTCCGGGCTCAGAGCCAGCTCGTCACAAACGACCAGTTGATCCGATCCCTCGCCGAGGCGGGTCACCCGCCGATCGCCCTGACGCTGCCTGAGGCAGCGGAAGACCGGCAGGAAGCCGTGGCCGACGCCATGGCCGCGGAGATTCTCTCCCATATCGTGTGCACCGAAAGTCGCTGGGCGCGTTTTCGGTCGGCGGTCTGGCTGCTCGCCCGGCGACGCCGGACCCTCGCCCCGCCAAGCAGCGCCCGATGAGGCGCCCGGTCCGGAGCGCGTCGGCCGGGTGCGCGCAAATTTTGGGTTTTCTCCCGGCCCGTCGTTTGTCTACGATTGGTCCTACGTAAAGATCGGGAGGAAGTGAAATGCGTAAATTGGCATCCAAGACCATCGGCCTGGCGACGGCCCTGAGCCTCGTCCTGGCTCCGGCGATCGCGCGCGCCGACGAGTTCGTCAACGTGCTGACCGGGGGTACGTCGGGGGTCTACTATCCGATCGGCGTCGGCATCTCCAAGATCCTGACCGACAAGATGCCCGGCGCGCGGCCGTCGGTTCAGGCGACCAAGGCCTCGGTCGAGAACCTGAACCTGATCCAATCCGG
It contains:
- the sucD gene encoding succinate--CoA ligase subunit alpha, with the protein product MSVLINKNSRILVQGITGKIGSFHAEDMIRYGSPVVGGVTPGKGGTEVHGKPVFDTVKQAVEATGADTTIVFVPPPFAADSIMEAADAGIKVCVCITDGIPAQDMMRVKRYMRRYKADSRMRLLGPNCAGVITPGEALVGIMPGHIYLPGRIGIVGRSGTLGYEAASQLKAVGLGISTSVGIGGDPINGCSHRDVLELFENDPDTDAVIMIGEIGGPQEAEAGQYARDHMTKPVCAYIAGLSAPKGRKMGHAGAIVSAFGESAAEKVEILKGCGVTIVPTPSEFAPTVQKMLAERGLLAAAAE
- a CDS encoding 2-hydroxyacid dehydrogenase — protein: MSKPKVLVTRRWPDAVEARLKALYDVTLNETDVPMTADAMRQALKDYDAFCPTVSDKVDATVLDVAGARTRIIASYGVGYSHIDTEAAKKAGFVVTNTPEVLSECTADLAITLMLMAARRAGEGEREVRAGNWIGWRPTHMIGTKVSGGTFGVLGFGRIGREAAKRAHGGFGMKVIYFDPFPVKPELAAETGAEKRDTIEEVLREADVVSLHMPGGKDNYHLINAERLKMMKPTAILVNSARGEVIDGKALAEALKAGTIKGAGLDVFEGEPRIEPTLLECENAVLLPHLGSATQATREAMGWRVLENLEAFFAGQAPRDRVA
- a CDS encoding dethiobiotin synthase, whose amino-acid sequence is MAILHRFRRPPPRIIWVTGSGTEVGKTTVAAALVRVLNRRGYPTTAFKPYAAGLLAEMPERQAWRDPALTGPEVGHDAIQLANASPLTFGYFDLVAPVQFVCFPDFTKTVMARAGSTLLDNRRYFRPEVPLEIADPDARAALVESLGLALADAVPLPGLNFRDAGKIAPDLPVAAFRRLLRLRPHTIVIEGATKFIPSFRGGLPIDHLVYLERPAITVHPAVHRPQPRFRAQSQLVTNDQLIRSLAEAGHPPIALTLPEAAEDRQEAVADAMAAEILSHIVCTESRWARFRSAVWLLARRRRTLAPPSSAR